Within Streptomyces sp. SS1-1, the genomic segment CTCGCCGGGGGTGTAGCCGGCTTCCTTGATGGCCTCGAGGATGAGGTCGAGGGCCTCGCGGTTGGAGCCCAGGTTCGGGGCGAAGCCGCCCTCGTCGCCGAGACCGGTGGCCAGGCCCTTGCCCTTCAGGACCTTCTTCAGGGTGTGGTAGACCTCGGCGCCCCAGCGCAGCGCCTCGGAGAAGGACTCCGCGCCGATCGGGGCGATCATGAACTCCTGGATGTCCACGTTGGAGTCGGCGTGCGAGCCGCCGTTCAGGATGTTCATCATCGGCACCGGCAGCAGGTGCGCGTTCGGGCCGCCCAGGTAGCGGAAGAGCGGGAGGTCGCTGGCCTCGGAGGCGGCGTGGGCGACGGCGAGCGAGACGCCGAGGATGGCGTTGGCGCCGAGGGAGCCCTTGTTGTCGGTGGCGTCCAGGTCGAACATCGCCTGGTCGATCAGGCGCTGCTCGGTGGCGTCGTAGCCGACGAGCTCCGGGCCGATCTGCTCGATGACGGCGAGGACGGCCTTCTCGACGCCCTTGCCGAGGTAACGGTTGGTGTCACCGTCGCGCAGCTCGATGGCCTCGAAGGCGCCGGTGGAGGCGCCGGACGGGACGGCGGCACGACCCGTGCTGCCGTCGTCGAGGCCGACCTCGACCTCGACCGTGGGATTGCCTCGGGAGTCCAGGATTTCCCGGGCTACGACGACGTCGATGG encodes:
- the eno gene encoding phosphopyruvate hydratase, whose product is MPSIDVVVAREILDSRGNPTVEVEVGLDDGSTGRAAVPSGASTGAFEAIELRDGDTNRYLGKGVEKAVLAVIEQIGPELVGYDATEQRLIDQAMFDLDATDNKGSLGANAILGVSLAVAHAASEASDLPLFRYLGGPNAHLLPVPMMNILNGGSHADSNVDIQEFMIAPIGAESFSEALRWGAEVYHTLKKVLKGKGLATGLGDEGGFAPNLGSNREALDLILEAIKEAGYTPGEQIALALDVAASEFYKDGVYTFEGKDRSAAEMTEYYAELVDAYPLVSIEDPLFEDDWEGWKTITDKLGDKVQLVGDDLFVTNPERLARGIEEGAANALLVKVNQIGSLTETLDAVELAQRNGFKCMMSHRSGETEDVTIADLAVATNCGQIKTGAPARSERVAKYNQLLRIEEILDDAAVYAGRSAFPRFKG